A section of the Oryza sativa Japonica Group chromosome 1, ASM3414082v1 genome encodes:
- the LOC4326029 gene encoding uncharacterized protein isoform X2, whose amino-acid sequence MSLVKGKHHLLRRKNVTIGMRASGLQDPVALVSIGGWSPNQGTPQLAIILNPSLRRRCGLCPGWPYWAAAMGLSDLTLSTELEPMGLSSTEQGTLTGSRQVEPRGKSMGTAIDGGYACPGSPHFIIRASFDK is encoded by the exons ATGTCACTGGTAAAAGGGAAGCATCACCTCCTGAGAAGAAAG AATGTGACTATAGGAATGAGGGCCTCGGGACTGCAAGATCCGGTGGCGCTGGTGAGCATCGGCGGGTGGAGCCCCAACCAGGGCACGCCACAGCTAGCCATCATCCTCAACCCTTCCTTGCGCCGCAGATGTGGCCTTTGCCCTGGGTGGCCATATTGGGCGGCGGCAATGGGATTGAGCGACCTCACTTTAAGTACAGAACTGGAGCCAATGGGATTGAGCTCTACTGAACAAG GCACCCTCACTGGCAGTAGACAAGTGGAGCCAAGGGGGAAGAGCATGGGTACTGCAATTGACG GAGGATATGCATGCCCGGGAAGCCCTCACTTCATCATCAGGGCCTCCTTCGACAAATGA
- the LOC136354983 gene encoding pollen-specific leucine-rich repeat extensin-like protein 2 — protein sequence MAAFHGRRAPFPPPFPAPPVLGSLPSAIKWNPLFAFYRFSTLPRSPVASPPLPASSFSFLGAGHPPATPTASPTRRPAVPPPSPASQQPPLHWPALRFARRPLEVRPRRQQWRCHHCSTPGRLCRVSRAPADVATTSPGTETPSSSPARPRCRPYFAGTPPCRAGLSIHLAGISPVDRVAVFSVAAARLSSASPSLHPNPAGVRRRRHRSSSPARSLVAPPPSSDSQWRDPRRPRLRAAAAGCPRRLLAGPGRRRRRPPVVPGHRGVHPSVKPFSSVVRVRQVCRCSPVVVFVLASASPSIAPAASRLRPRIAAEVVPSPFVSVIPGRLRRARSSLSFPRLVAWWLVALLV from the exons ATGgccgccttccatggccgccgggcgcCTTTTCCGCCaccgttccccgctcctcccgtgctcggctcgcttccctccgctataaaatggaacccacTCTTtgcgttctatcgttttagcaccctcccgcgctctcccgtggcctcaccacctctccccgcctcctccttctctttcctcggtGCCGGCCACCCTCCAGCCACCCCTACCGCCTCGCCCACGCGCCGtccggccgtgccgccgccttccccggcGTCGCAGCAGCCTCCTCTCCActggcctgccctccgtttcgcacgGAGACCCCTGGAGGTGCGCCCCCGCCGGCAACAGTGGCGTTGCCACCACTGTTCCACCcccggccgcctctgccgcgtctcccgtgcgccggccgacgtcgccaccacctctcccggcaccgAAACGCCGTCCTCTTCCCCAGCCAGGCCACGATGTCGCCCGtatttcgccggaacaccgccgtgccgcgccggcctctccatccacCTCGCCGGAATTTCCCCGGTCGACCGCGTCGCCGTCTTCTCCGTCGCAGCGGCAAGGTTGTCCTCGGCATCGCCTTCCCTCCATccgaaccccgccggtgttcgtcgtcgtcgtcatcgttcctCCTCACCGGCTCGTTCTCTCGttgcgccgcctccgtcgtcggattcgcAGTGGCGtgatccacgccgtcctcgtctccgtgcagccgctgccggctgccctcgtcgcctcctcgccggccccggtcgtcgtcgtcgtcgtcctcccgtcgttcccggtcATCGTGGCGTTcatccctccgtcaagccgttctcgtccgtcgtccgcgtccgtcaagtgtgccgctgcagccccgtcgtcgtcttcgtcctcgcctccgcgtcgccaaGCATTGCGCCGGCCGcatctcgccttcgtccaaggatcgccgccgaagtcgtcccctcgccttTCGTCTCCGTCATTcccggccgtctccgccgcgcccgttcgtcgttgtcgttccctcgcctcgtcgcgtggtg gcttgtagctttgcttgtgtga
- the LOC4326029 gene encoding uncharacterized protein isoform X1, which translates to MSLVKGKHHLLRRKNVTIGMRASGLQDPVALVSIGGWSPNQGTPQLAIILNPSLRRRCGLCPGWPYWAAAMGLSDLTLSTELEPMGLSSTEQGTLTGSRQVEPRGKSMGTAIDGEPTAIDLFNELHCSKTKGFSEPVKKAIEDMHAREALTSSSGPPSTNDGIWTGSDQSSLS; encoded by the exons ATGTCACTGGTAAAAGGGAAGCATCACCTCCTGAGAAGAAAG AATGTGACTATAGGAATGAGGGCCTCGGGACTGCAAGATCCGGTGGCGCTGGTGAGCATCGGCGGGTGGAGCCCCAACCAGGGCACGCCACAGCTAGCCATCATCCTCAACCCTTCCTTGCGCCGCAGATGTGGCCTTTGCCCTGGGTGGCCATATTGGGCGGCGGCAATGGGATTGAGCGACCTCACTTTAAGTACAGAACTGGAGCCAATGGGATTGAGCTCTACTGAACAAG GCACCCTCACTGGCAGTAGACAAGTGGAGCCAAGGGGGAAGAGCATGGGTACTGCAATTGACGGTGAGCCCACTGCAATTGATCTCTTTAATGAGTTGCATTGCAGCAAAACTAAAGGTTTTAGTGAACCTGTGAAGAAAGCTATA GAGGATATGCATGCCCGGGAAGCCCTCACTTCATCATCAGGGCCTCCTTCGACAAATGATGGCATTTGGACAGGGTCAGATCAGTCCTCCCTAAGCTAG